A window from Lusitaniella coriacea LEGE 07157 encodes these proteins:
- a CDS encoding HlyD family efflux transporter periplasmic adaptor subunit, whose protein sequence is MSQDNGKPKTLALDSSPPARPFDRPVILRQSPIWSRAILWTLMGVTVITVIWACVAKIEEAIPAQGKLEPKGAVKDVQAPVGGVVENVRVKEGEIVKTGEVLLTFDQTAAQAEQKSLIDIRDSLVQENNFYRAQMNGVATANFAKLRKSPEYSSLANNRAALVEENQYYQATLQGNSNTAPLNLDQQARFRASQNELESRVAAAQLEIDQLTQQLAQNRVQLANAKNIFAVNKKILDDIRPLMKEGGIPRLQLLRQEQETRTSEAEVIRLTQEEKRLQLAITQAQKQLQNTVALTKNDLYTRIAENNKRISEIDSQLTKVIVENEKRIKEIDSQLSQIKLTLQYQELRSPVSGKVFDLQADSGFVANTSEPILKIVPKDTLVAQVFITNRDIGFVKLNSNVDVRIDSFPYSEFGDVKGTLVRIGSDALPPNEIYPFYRFPAEIQLEQQTIDVNGKPIALQSGMSVSANIKLRKRTVMSIFTDLFARKIDSLKSSH, encoded by the coding sequence ATGTCTCAAGATAACGGCAAACCCAAAACCCTAGCCCTAGACTCCTCCCCCCCCGCCCGTCCCTTCGACCGCCCCGTAATCCTTCGCCAGTCCCCTATTTGGTCGCGAGCTATCCTTTGGACGCTGATGGGCGTTACTGTCATCACGGTAATCTGGGCGTGCGTTGCCAAAATTGAAGAAGCCATTCCCGCCCAAGGCAAACTCGAACCCAAAGGTGCAGTCAAAGACGTACAAGCCCCCGTAGGTGGCGTTGTGGAAAACGTTCGCGTCAAAGAAGGAGAAATCGTCAAAACCGGAGAAGTCCTGCTCACCTTCGACCAAACCGCCGCTCAAGCCGAACAAAAATCTCTCATTGATATTCGGGATAGTTTAGTTCAAGAAAATAACTTTTATCGCGCCCAGATGAATGGCGTAGCCACGGCGAATTTTGCCAAACTGCGGAAATCTCCCGAATATTCATCCCTTGCCAACAACCGTGCTGCCCTCGTAGAAGAAAATCAGTACTATCAAGCCACACTACAAGGCAATAGCAATACTGCTCCCCTCAATTTGGATCAACAAGCGCGCTTCCGCGCCAGTCAAAATGAACTAGAATCTCGCGTTGCAGCAGCACAATTAGAAATTGACCAATTAACCCAACAACTGGCTCAAAATCGCGTTCAGCTTGCCAACGCCAAAAATATCTTCGCTGTCAATAAAAAAATACTCGATGATATCAGACCCCTCATGAAAGAAGGGGGCATTCCTCGATTGCAACTCCTGCGCCAAGAACAAGAAACCCGCACCAGCGAAGCAGAAGTGATTCGTTTAACCCAGGAAGAAAAGCGGTTACAATTGGCGATTACTCAAGCTCAAAAACAACTGCAAAATACCGTTGCCCTCACCAAAAATGACCTATACACGCGAATTGCGGAAAATAACAAACGGATTTCAGAAATTGATAGCCAACTGACTAAAGTAATTGTCGAGAACGAGAAGCGGATTAAGGAAATTGACAGCCAACTCAGCCAAATCAAACTGACGCTACAGTATCAGGAATTGCGATCGCCCGTTAGCGGTAAAGTATTTGATTTGCAAGCAGATTCGGGGTTTGTGGCAAATACCAGCGAACCCATCCTAAAAATCGTTCCCAAGGATACTCTCGTGGCGCAAGTTTTCATTACCAACCGGGATATCGGTTTTGTCAAACTCAATAGCAATGTAGACGTGCGAATCGATTCTTTTCCCTACAGCGAATTTGGCGATGTGAAAGGAACACTGGTGCGCATTGGTTCCGATGCTTTACCTCCGAATGAAATTTATCCCTTCTATCGCTTCCCCGCAGAAATTCAATTAGAGCAACAAACCATTGATGTGAATGGCAAACCGATCGCGCTACAATCTGGGATGTCGGTCAGCGCCAACATCAAACTGAGAAAACGCACCGTAATGAGCATTTTTACAGATTTATTTGCTCGAAAGATCGATAGTCTCAAGTCTTCGCATTAA